Below is a window of Nicotiana tabacum cultivar K326 chromosome 19, ASM71507v2, whole genome shotgun sequence DNA.
AAATAAcacttatttattttgtttatttgtaccaaattaaataattttaattttaaataaaagtaaGATCAAGTTAATTAATCATGATTACGTGAAAGagttaaaataaagaacacatatGCGGTGTAGCTATTGATCCAACTCGATGATGGATTCATAATTTAGAccatataaattttgaaatagaCATAATTATTTTTAGCACTACTTAATTATATACAGAATTTGATCCTGAACACTGCCGAAGACGTGATTATATATCGGGTAAACCCTTGACATatgaataattaatttcaaaagaaGTTAAAGAGGGGATTGGTTTACCCCTCGTCCACACCTTAGAACCCAACCCAATCCTCCGTACAAGTGAAAGAGTGAGTACCTACAAAAACCAAGCTCCCTTCTCATTTGCTTGTATATGTGTGCACTTGTATGTAAAGTTTCTCACAGAAATTTAAGGTGTATTCATTCTTccatctatttatttatttattccaaGATATATTATCATTAATTTACTCATTATAAAGGGAGGAATTGAATTCCTTAGGAGAAAGAATGGGAAAAGTGATTGTGAAAGCAGAATTAGGCGAGGAGACAAACTTCAACTGGCGATCGTCAACGACATCATTCTCAATATCTGATCATGAAGAAATTACAAGGATGCCTTTGTTAGCACTGAACCATGTTTCCTATGTCTGCAAATCTGTTCCTACAAGTGTCCAATTCTTTGAGCAAGTTCTTGGTTTTGTTCTAATCCAGAGGCCTTCTTCCTTCGACTTCGAAGGAGCTTGGTATGACCAATATAATATTCTccaacacacacacatatatatattttacatgCATTTGTGCCAGTATTTGGAAATGATATCACAAGTGCATGtgtaaaattatatatatatatatattacatgcATTTGTGCCAGTATTTGGAAATGATATCACAAGTGCATGTGTAAAATTATTTAGCATTATCCGTACATATAAGGTAAAATCTAATTTATAAACATCGATTCAGGTTGAGACAATGAAAATAAATCtctgatattttgggttgatttttgcAGGTTGTTCAACCACGGAATTGGAATACATTTGCTAGGAAAAGAAGATGCAAAGTCAAAGAAGGAAAGGATAAATCCAAAAGACAATCACATTTCATTCCAATGCTCGGATATGGACCTCATAATTGAGagattgaaagagttgaagattGAGTATGTAACAGCAACTGTGAAAGAAGGTGGAGTCACTGTGGATCAACTCTTCTTCCACGACCCAGATGGCAACATGATTGAGATTTGCAATTGCCAAACTATTCCAATTCTTCCACTTTCCTCTTGTCCTCTCAAGAAGTTCAACAAATATCCAACCTTCAACCAAACcattccaaattctttttacaGTATGCGTGTCTCTTCTTGTTTTagtttaaaatgatttttatatatacttttatgtTACCCAAAAGATAATTATTGGTAATTATGTATAAAAGTTGAATTAGTCACTTGAGAAGTGCAACAAGTAACATGTCACAATAGATTTATAAATTACAATGATAATAAAAATTTAGCTTAAAATGAGGACAAGCTTTTTTCCAAATGACCTATTAAGTTTGATTAAATCAATGGCACCGGAAAGAGGAGAATTAGACGTTACCTTGTAGTTTTAGTAGCATTATTCTAATTTTTGTGGTCAAAATTGCACGGGCTAGCTATTTTTTGGACTGgtaatttaaaaatagtcagcgtttgcaaagtcattaaaaaaataGTCAATGTATTGctgaaacacgaaaagttccagtataatatgcgggattatggagctcctgcgtataaacttccagcatattatattggaactcgaGGACACGGaatgttccagcataatatgcgggATTATAGAGCTGCtgcatataaacttccagcatattatgatggAACTCCAGCACATATATTGTAAaattccaacatattatactaaAAGCTCATATGCAAAAAATTtaaaactccagcatattatgctgaaatgtTTCCGGATTTTTAACAgtatttttgttcatattttatctttacatgaaaagtggctaaaattCGGGTACTTCTGAAacaatgactatttttcaatcACCAATtataaatctagctatttttaaTTTCACCCATTTTTGTGTGTTTGAAAATGCAGGGAATGGAACCAGTAAGATGAATTGCTTAGGAGAAGTGGAATATTTGATGATGGAGAACTTAGCCATGAATATGATAGACATTTCATTTTGAATATTTGTACATATCTTGTTTGGGGATCTTCATGTTTTTACCtaattgaattaaataaatacGGAAATTTCACTTGTTAAGATCATACAGGCTCATTGGACTATTTGTAGTTACTTACCTCATAGCACAATAGAATAGAATACTTGATTGTAGGCTTAAAACACTTTTATCAAAACATTAAAATTGATCTATTACATATAGATATTTTTGCACCCATATAAATGATCGTTCGACTTCAAAGCATTGGGTTCATCCTAGGTAGGGGCGTAAGCAGGATATTTCACAAGTGATGTGGATATTTATAGAAAAATAgagaataaataatattaattatcaTATTACTCCACAAGAAATAGTCTTAGTTAGAAGAGATTGTGAGTTCAATTCTAGCTCACCACAAATTTTAACAATAGAACCTCTAACTTCTTAGGAAAAAAATTAGGTACTTAACCAGTGTGCCAAGAAATAATATATATCAAGTGGTGttattttctttatgttattttaCCCGTACAGTATTACTATATATATTTCATAAAAAAATCGACGAAGCGGTATCGCGTGACACCGTTTAGTTCCACATGCATCCGTCCATGAtcctaggggtgtacataggtcgggttggttcagaTTTTTTGATTATCAAAACAAACCAATGGTGTCGGGGTTTGAAATCtgtaaaccaaatcaaaccaacaaagtcgggtttttcaattcaattttttcCAGGTTTTTCGGGTTTCCTCGGGTTTTTCtcggtaaagtcttcatagcacaaaatatgtaacttgtgctccaaatatttctttagtcctaataggatacaactatataatgtatttttcaagaaaataacacaataatatgaaaTAAGTCAtagcattgtactaaaatattcaataacaaagataataaaatcgcataaaataaatattgctaattaataagccataataaaaatgaaCACAATCTAAAAGTACTATATAAGTCGTGCTAAAATAAGTACATCTACTAAGTACTATTACTTACACAattaagcactaaagaaaaagataaactagtTATCCATTTTCAATATAAACCAATGCAAAactaaaaatagatatccaacactattgtcagttttgttgaattgaatttattttattagtattagtattgatttgaactttatttGAGTTGCTatatttatgggctataaaacttattggaccatttaagaatgttaagtccaagactccaagtttgaaataatacattaaaagataaaactgtgaaaaaatttaagaaatatttataaattgattataataaatatttacatgtataaaatattaaaaattacataaatataatgTCGAGTTGGtatggtttcggtttgacttttttttaattaaaaccaaaccaaaccaaaccaattatggtcgggttttttttccaataccaaaccacatcgtgtttttatttttgatttgacTCAAATTATCGGTTTGATACAGTTTATCGGTTTTCTTTTTACACTCCTAATTCATCCAATGATTAAGTCCGGCTACTTCTATGAGTAAACATTTGCTATTATCAGCGGTCGGTCTAACTCCTTGATTGAAATGAATACAGAATATTAATTAAGTAGACCAGTAATAAACTAGAGGCCTTATGAAgctctcatttattttttcaatttagtACTGACACGATATATAAGTTACAATTAGGAAAATGATTTTGGAGGATATTTGAGCTGGTTTTCAACGAAATGCATACCTTTGAGTGAATTTTTGTTTattgttttttgaaaataaattgcatgtgatttcttacactaAATCTGATTTTCAAACCAATAGCTCATCAAATATCCATCTCGTTCCACCAAATCGGAGAAGATTCGCTATTTATGGTTCgcttaagattaaataattgttatttgttaCAACCATTTTTCTTTTCATTGAGTTCCAAATGAGCAAGATATATTCGCCGTACAAAGAAAATGTTaaaattcttcttttttcaaCTAGATAATTCGTGCACGTAACGTTATTTCGTTAGTATTCAATTCCTATAGAAACATGATTACTCAAAGAACATAACAATGTGAAAAAATTAATACTGGATTCTAAGTAACCTCGAATATACTGATGATACTTGTTCTAAATCATGGAATATACAAAAACTTAAGTTTCAATTGCTGCGATTTCTAAATAAAATAGACTTAACATGTAAGTTTTTACTAGAGAAAAGAAACAAGCTAAGGCGCACACACAAATAGAGGACTTGTGGCTTTGAGATGCTTATCTAACTTttattaaagattaaatttcaacaagaaaataaaaataaaggagaCATATTCCAAACCGTCCCAAAGAAATTACAATTTGAGAGATCAAGTTCAATTCTCCATTCATGCACGACACATGAAAATACCTAACCTAAAACAATAAACAAATTAGGGATGGATAGCGTATGATCGATATGCTTAATTAGGTTATCATGTAAACTATACAAACAAATTTAGCTTTAAAAAGATATAAATTTCTTCATACAACGTCTTACAATGTAGACCAACATTGAGTGGAGTAATAAGCTATCTATTATTTACTAGGAGTAATTTTAAATGGTAGACCTGAGGACAAAAAGAACTATCGATCTCTTCTAAAGTAGCAAAGATAAAGTTGAATTTTTGCAGTGAAATAAGAACATGCCTCCACATTCCACAACTACATGCACAGGAAAAAGAACATAATAAAATGCAGGGGCGGACCCACGTAGGGTCAAGAGGGTTCAAATGAACCCGTTTCGTCGAAAAataacactgtatatataagtatattttatatttttaagaacgttttatgtataaaaattattttgaccCCGCTTATAACATTGGTGACGAATAGCCTGTTGGCAAAGTGGGTTCAAATTTTTCCCAAGGTTTTGAGTTCGAAACCAGTCagaattattttgttttaatacgTATTTCCTATTTAAATACGACGTCGTTTATGTCTAAAATACAGTGACCCAACTCATTCCCAAACTAACAACCCCAATTCCGAAACCCTTCTCTATTTCTCTGCATATTTCATAAATAATGCTTGttgtctctctctctccctcccctttttctctctctctctctctactgaATCTTTTAGTTCAATTTTAAGGTCATATTGCTTCCTTCCATAACTGTCTCCTGCCATTAGCCTCTTACTCTCTCACCATCAACTATCACTATCAGGTTTCTCTctgatttctaaatttttttctTGTACATATAAATTAGGTCTATCTTATCAATTATCATTAAGTGATTTAGGGATGACTAATTGACTATAACACATTGGATTCAGATTAATTTTGTTTTCTAAGTGTATGAGTGTATTATGTATATGTGTTTGGCTAACTGCATTATATAGGTATTCCTTtcaattaaattaattattccaTGATATAAATAATCTGCTTTAAAATACTTGCGCATCACTAGAATTTACATTgctgatttttttatttgttctCTTTGTTGCTTCAAGAAAAATTATGATGAAAATAATAACTCTTGTAAAGACATTTTGAACTTTCAAAGTTGTGGTCCAAAGCTATTTAATGATGATTAAAATCTCATCTGACTGTTTTATAATATAATGATatatagaaaaaaagaaaattaaattattggtGAAGAATGAataaatgttagtttaaatttaagtttaattaaattattcTTCTAATTCGAATTCTAATTTGGTAATCCAGTTTATGTTACAATGAAGAGATTTTATCCTCCGGTATCTTCCAAGTTGCCACAATCAAGTTCATCCTCTCTAATTGTTACTCCCGTGGAAGAAAATTTGAACCAATTAGTAGAACAACCTCAATCCTCTAAAAAACAAAGACAAAGAATAGATCTCGATTCTTTAAAGACTGATCCAAAGGAGAGATTACCCATTAGAGACTTTCATCCAAATGAGCGTGATGAGATTAGAAGAGAATACCTCCGAAGAGGTCCTTGCCAACCCCGATATCATAAGTTTCCTCAAAGAGATTTTTCGGGCTTAAAGCGTCGTTTCAATCCTAAATGGTTTAAAGGATATCATAATTGGTTGGAGTATAGTGTGATTGAAGATGCAACTTACTGTTTGTATTGTTACTTATTTCAAGATGAAGGCATTCATCAAGGTGGAGGTGATGTATTTTCAAGTTTAGGATTTAAGAGCTGGCACAAAAAGAACAGATTAGATATGCATGGGTCGAGCAGTATTCATAATCAGGCAAAAAGAAAATGTGAAGATCTATTAAAATAAAAACagtcaattcaaacttcatttgaTAGGCAATCCACTCAAACCAAGCTCGAATACAAAATTCGCTTGAAGGCTTCAATTGAGGTGGTGAGACTCCTATTGAATCAAGGATTGGCATTCCGTGGATATCGTGAAGATGAATCATCATTAAACAAGGGTAACTTTCTTGAGATTCTTTCATGGTATGCAGAGAGCTGCGATAAAATTCGTGATCTTGTGTTGAAAAAGGCTCCAAAGAATGATCAGTTGACTTCTCTTAAAATTCAGAAAGACATTATCATTGCATGTAAAATTGAAACAGTTAAAGCAATTATGAACGATCTAAATGGAGACTTTTTTGCATTGCTAGTTGATGAATCATGTGATGTATCACGCAAAGAGCAATTAGCTATTGTCATGCAATATGTTAATAGATGCGGATCTGTGGTGGAGTATTTTATTGGGATTGTTCATATTTGTAATACTACTGCTTTGTGTTTAAAGAAAGCAATTATTGATTACCTTGCTCAATATTCTTTGAGTTTATCTTATGTGCGTGGACAATGCTATGATGGAGCAAGCAACATGCAAGGGGATTTACGTGGCCTCAAAACTTTGATTCAACAAGAAAGTAAATCTGCTTATTCCATTCATTGTTTTGCACACCAACTTCAATTGACTCTTGTTGCGGTATCCAAAAAATGTCTTGAAGTGGGAGAACTTGTACTGTTGGTTTCTAATGTATTGAATATAGTGGGAGGTTCTTTTAAACGTATGGATGATCTTCGAGAATCTCAAGCAGAAAAAGTTTAAGAAGCATTAGACATGGGTGAACTTGAAACTGGTAGGGGTTTGAATCAAGAACTTGGTCTTGCTAGAGCTGCAGATACTCGTTGGGGTTCGCACTATAAATATTTTAAGAACTTTATTTCTATGTTTGGCTCAATTATTGATGTTCTTGATACTATCGTTGTTGATGCCTGGACTTTAGAAGAAAGAGCTAAGGCAAAGGGATATCTTAGCAGTTTTGTCAAACATTTGAGGTTGCTTTCATGTCGCACCTAATGAGAGATGTTTTGGGGATCACAAATGAGCTTAATACATCCTTACAAAAAAAGGAGCAAGATATTGCAAATGCTATTCTACTTGTTGAAGTGGCAAAGAAACGATTGCAAAAGCTAAGAGAAGAAGAATGAGATTCACTTATTGATAAGGTATCTGCATTTTGTGTCAAGTATAATATTTTGATACCAAACTTTGATGACCTCTATGTTAACTCTGGAAGATCTCGACGTAAAGTTGTTGATTATACTATTTTACATCACTATCGTGTTGATATATTTTTTAAGATTATTGATTGGCAAGTTCAAGAACTCAATGCTCGTTTTAATAAGGTGATAACGAACTTACTTATTGGAGTAGCTTGCTTAAATCCAGTTGACTTATTTTCCAGTTTTGACATAAACAAGATATTGAGGATGGCTGAATTATATCCTGATGATTTTGATGAAAATATAACGGTTACACTCAAGAATCAGCTTGAAACTTATATTGTTGATATTCGTGATGTTGATTAAAGGTTCTCAAATCTACAAGGACTTGTTGATCTTTCTGAAACACTAGTTAAGACAAATAAGCATTTGAATTATCCATTTGTGTTTTGCCTTGTAAAATTTGGTTTGCTTCTACCTGTTGCCACTGCTACCGTTGAAAGAACTTTTTCGGCGATGAAGTTGATCAAGAGTGAATTGCGAAACCGAATGAATGACGAATTCATGAGCGGTTGTTTGGTACCTTATGTAGAaagtaaaatatttaacaccattTCTGATGAGACTATTATGAATACGTTTCAGGAAATGAAAACTCGTAGAGGATAGTtgtaataatatattttattaatatatttttttgttgacCTCTTTATATATTTGCTTCTTCGTATTTTGAACCCGTTTGATAAAAATTCTGGGTCTACCACTGATAAAATGGAGAGATCACTATGTACCAGAACGGCCCTagaataaattttattgacttccATCCCAACATTTTATATTTGTATAACAATCTAATATATTCTAAATACTATTGAAACATATTGTCACGCCctgaacctaggagcgagacaagcaccccgtgcctcacctaacctggcgtaccaaattgcgactaagggactctgaacacataatgtcatactttggccatggggccaccttgcaagacaatttgcgaagcaaaatataaaactgaatggaaactagcactaactaaatatcaatataaagctaggccgacaaggccgtcatagctactacagctgacaaaccaccaatttatacaaacccaacatactgcactaaccaacaggatatgcctacaagcctctactgatagatgtactgtgatcggaacagggccccgacctacccataacatatatacagatatacataagatgtacacaaaactctagtcctggcaactccgaaagacgtggagcttaccgatcaggcggaactcggaaaacacctactgaggaggtctacccgtctgtctgtctgaacctgcacgcatgaaatgcagcgcccccaaaaagggacgtcagtacgaaataatgtaccgagtatgtaaggcaataaaataactgaaatctgaaactgaactgataatatgataactgaaattaactgggagtcaaagatgatctggagatatacttacctgctgatactgactcaactccttcaatatagtaagtaaaataattgtacggccttataaggctcggtatatataactgctctgccatagtaggctcgcttataggcgctcggccatactaggctatgtatctcgaccatgctgggctcgctcataggcgctcggccacagtaggctcggtatataactttccatctgatcagaggttgcccaataggggcctgcccatcgattatagctcgatggtaatgaaaatactgtaatactgtatatataggcttgctgctctcttgactgaaagaagacaatactaaaattgaatatagagtctcgataaggaataatattgtaacttatgagactagaatagtgtgaataaattcatgaatatgaacttctctttttgtctcattactaacacatgtagctacgagatcatgccaaaatgaaggaaggcttagccttaacataccttatcacaatcttttcaatcaccaagttgaactcacctcttcgcaccttaatctacaagaatgataataatactatcgttaagttacgaaaggtacaactatcgcacaacgaacgacaaacctattttgtattaaaacgggcagcatctcccctataatatgcccttcctccaacttcaagataacaccaacaatacaaggacagaacaataacaacatatatacatcattttccagccctatatacaccatcaaatactacaaaacagcccaacacaccccaatctcttcgtacacaaaacgaccaccgtagtagtgtcaaacgacccgaaaatgttatgacgaacgaccagccaaccaccctacatttatatggtgtttataaacccccttcctcctccaaaactccacaaaatagtaataaaacacgcagcccaacagcaacacaaaacagtccacaaaacagtccgctacaagtgaataactcgaactcacggcttccgatcaccatcccgtgagttcttacaagtatagaacgacttaccatgaatttacagaagaaaaaatggatgaaagagagcagtaaactcaccttatttgttggataactcagctcctatcttggttcttcaaactctaagttttacctccaattggaacttgaaagggagagaaaatcaattagggtttgtgggaaatttttgggaggattctttgcagagcttatgtctggttattatgctctattttaagtctaatatatgaagaaaataggcccttaaaaggcctctttggacgacccgaaatggcccatttttgggctttcatttaagcaagtaggtgacacacctacttgtcacctagcagcttgcgcagtatcgcaaaaatgcacatatctctctactccgatgtcgtattgacaaatggtttaatgcgttggaaaatagactcatagatctttaatttgatgtgtggaacacaccataactctaagtatattgggagaaaattgcagttacatttgacccaaagtttcagtaaaacttatgaatgtaacttgtgatgactttcatcgacttttgttccacaactcgcttgacttaaaaacataacacacggatgtaatacgactaatataaatcataacataatctctttatcatgttaatcaccctagtctcaccccaaaggtacatgttataacattcccaacttgtcgactttcgatgaaacattgttttatttaattgctttagcttctgaactgtccaaccctctttgtacttgttgttcatgatcttcaatatttgtaacctcagaggtaacatgattaacttactttatatacttttaaatattatctcatttttttgtcctacattagtttgcttacgacgcatttttacatacgaaaatatagggtgtaacatcactcccccttgggaacattcgtcctcgaatgtttactcttggagactttggaaactttttccagagtatccttcgtacactaggttaaaaccaacctgcacgtagccagaaacatactatgcatgccacacatggccaatctttataaatagcagcaatttgcctcaccgaccgtaaatcataaatattgaaagtgaaaaataaaagcttacctgatgacctgctagcctacatagagctatgttgtagcgtcccatctcgaaccatatcttcattttgaaataggtgggggtatttagacttcatttcttcctccgattcccacgtcatctcttctacattcttgctcctccataaaacctttacggaagctacctccttatttcgtagattgcggatttgtcggtctaggatggcaactggaatttcctcgtatgacaagtcctctgtaatctgtacatcatccgtgggcaccactcgggtaggatcgccaatgcacttccgtagcatagatacgtgaaaaaccggatggacagactccaattctgagggcaactctaactcataagctagttggcccactctccgaatgatcctataaggcccaatataccgtgggctaagctttcctttcttgccaaacctcatcacgcccttcataggtgatacctttaagaatacccagtcattaatcctgaactctaagtctcgtcgccgcacgtcaaaatatgacttctgacgactctgagctgtcaacagtcgctcccggataacctttactttctctatggcctgctgaaccaggtctggcccatgtaacccagattctccaacatcaaaccaccctataggagatctgcacttacgcccatacaaagcctcgtacggagccatctggatactggagtggtaactgttattatatgcaaactcgataagaggtagatgttcatcccaacttcttttaaaatccaacacacatactcgtaacatatcctcgagcgtctgaattgtgcgctcggcttgtccatcagtctgtggatgaaaagctgtgctgagattcacctgagtccctagacctctctgaaatgacctccaaaaatgtgctgtaaactgagccccacggtcagatataatagaaactggtactccgtgtagccgcactatctccttaatatataactttgcataatcttctgctgtatatgtagatctgaccggtaggaagtgagctgatttcgtgagcctatcgactatcacccatatggaatcgaacttacgattagaacgaggtaaacccatgataaagtccatgtttatcgcctcccatttccatgtcgggatctctatagtctgcattagccctccgggcttctggtgttctaccttcacttgctggcaactagtacattgggcgacaaactcagcaatgttcttcttcatatcattccaccagtacatatccttaatgtcatgatacatcttcgtcgatccagggtggatggaataccatgaataatgtgcctctgacataatcctgtctcgtagccctgctacatctggaacacacaaacgacccttgtatctgagaaccccatctcccttgagctctaacaatggcttcttctgctgcggaactcgctctctcaactcgaccaactctgggtcctcgtactgcctttccttgacttcagctatgagggatgattttgcagtgttttggattacaactccaccatcctcagaatctactaaccgaacccccaacgaagccaattgatgaatatctctagctaattgtcttttctcgggctctacatgtgctaagctacccatagatcggcgacttaaggcatctgctacaacattagctttccctggatggtagagaatgttaacatcgtaatctttcaataactcaagccatcgcctctgtcgcaaattcaactctttctgcttgaaaatatattgtaggcttttatgatcagtaaatatatcaacatgaacaccatataaataatgccgccatatcttaagtgcatggacaaccgcagctaactcgaggtcgtgggtcggataattcctctcgtgcttcctcaactgccttgaagcatatgcaattaccttccc
It encodes the following:
- the LOC107806506 gene encoding glyoxylase I 4-like, which codes for MGKVIVKAELGEETNFNWRSSTTSFSISDHEEITRMPLLALNHVSYVCKSVPTSVQFFEQVLGFVLIQRPSSFDFEGAWLFNHGIGIHLLGKEDAKSKKERINPKDNHISFQCSDMDLIIERLKELKIEYVTATVKEGGVTVDQLFFHDPDGNMIEICNCQTIPILPLSSCPLKKFNKYPTFNQTIPNSFYRNGTSKMNCLGEVEYLMMENLAMNMIDISF
- the LOC107806505 gene encoding uncharacterized protein LOC107806505 gives rise to the protein MKRFYPPVSSKLPQSSSSSLIVTPVEENLNQLVEQPQSSKKQRQRIDLDSLKTDPKERLPIRDFHPNERDEIRREYLRRGPCQPRYHKFPQRDFSGLKRRFNPKWFKGYHNWLEYSVIEDATYCLYCYLFQDEGIHQGGGDVFSSLGFKSWHKKNRLDMHGQSTQTKLEYKIRLKASIEVVRLLLNQGLAFRGYREDESSLNKGNFLEILSWYAESCDKIRDLVLKKAPKNDQLTSLKIQKDIIIACKIETVKAIMNDLNGDFFALLVDESCDVSRKEQLAIVMQYVNRCGSVVEYFIGIVHICNTTALCLKKAIIDYLAQYSLSLSYVRGQCYDGASNMQGDLRGLKTLIQQESKSAYSIHCFAHQLQLTLVAVSKKCLEVGELVLLVSNVLNIVGGSFKRMDDLRESQAEKV
- the LOC142173730 gene encoding uncharacterized protein LOC142173730, translated to MGELETGRGLNQELGLARAADTRWGSHYKYFKNFISMFGSIIDVLDTIVVDAWTLEERAKAKGYLSSFVKHLRFSNLQGLVDLSETLVKTNKHLNYPFVFCLVKFGLLLPVATATVERTFSAMKLIKSELRNRMNDEFMSGCLVPYVESKIFNTISDETIMNTFQEMKTRRG